GCTTGCCATCGACTCACTTCGCGCCGGTTATGGCGAGGCGGTGGTGCTGCCCAACATGTCCTTGCGTCTCGCGGAAGGGCAGGTGCTGGCGCTGCTCGGGCGCAACGGCACCGGCAAGACCACGTTGATCAACTCCATCGTCGGCGTCACCCGCCGCTTCTCGGGGGCCGTCGCGCTCGCCGGCACCGACGTCACGGCCCTGCGGCCCGATCAGCGGGCACGCGCCGGCATCGGCTGGGTGCCGCAGGAGCGCAACATCTTCCGCTCGCTCACGGTGGAGGAGAACATGACCGCGGTGGCGCAGCCCGGCCCCTGGACCGTCGAGAAGGTCTACGACATGTTCCCGCGGCTGAAGGAGCGGCGGAGCAATTTTGGCAACCAGCTCTCCGGCGGCGAGCAGCAGATGCTGGCGATCGGCCGCGCGCTCACCCTCAATCCGAAGGTCCTGCTGCTGGACGAGCCGACCGAGGGCCTTGCCCCGATCATCGTCGAGGAGCTGCTTAAGGCGATCGGGACCATCACCCGGGCGGGGGGCATCTGCTCGATCATCGTCGAGCAGAATGCCCAAAAGATTCTGGGGCTTGCCGACCGCGTTGTGATATTGGAGCGCGGAACGATCGTCCACGACGCCCCGAGCGCCGCGCTGAAGGCCGACCCCTCGGTCCTCGAGCGCCATCTCGGCGTCGCCGGAGCGGCCGCCCACTAGAATCCCGGGAGTAGAAAATGCAGCGAACCAAAGCCCCCTTCCGCGCCGACGAGGTCGGCAGCCTCCTGCGTCCGCAGAAGATCAAGGACGCCCGCGCGAAACTCGAGAAGGGCGAGATCTCGGCCGATGATCTGCGCAAGGTCGAGGACATGGAGATCGAGAAGGTCGTGCACAAGCAGGCCTCGGTCGGCCTGAAGCTTGCGACCGACGGTGAATTCCGCCGCTCCTGGTGGCATTTCGACTTCCTGGCCAAGCTCACCGGCTGCGAAATGTTCCACCCGGAGACGGGCATCCAGTTCGCGGGCGTCGAAACGCGGCATGACGCGGTGCGGGTGATCGGCAAGCTCGACTTCCCCGACAATCATCCGATGCTGGATCACTTCCGCTTCCTGAAGAAGTACGCGGACCAGGCCCACGTCACCGCCAAGATGACGATCCCCTCGCCAGCGGTGCTGCACTTCCGCGGCGGCCGCAAGTCGATCTCCAAGGACGTCTATCCCGATCTCGACGCCTTCTACGAGGATCTCGGCAAGACCTACCGCAAGGCCGTCAAGGCGTTCTACGATGCCGGCTGCCGCTATCTCCAGTTCGACGACACGGTCTGGGCCTATCTCTGCTCGCAGGACGAGTTGAAGAAGGCGCGCGAGCGCGGCGACAATCCGGACGGCCTGCAGCAGATCTATGCGCGCATCATCAACTACGCGCTCGCCGAGAAGCCCGCCGACATGGTGATCTCGACCCACGTCTGCCGCGGTAATTTCCGTTCGACCTGGATTTCTTCGGGCGGCTACGAGCCGGTGGCCGAGACCCTGCTCGCCGGCACCAATTACGACGGCTACTTCCTTGAGTATGATTCCGACCGCGCCGGCGGCTTCGAGCCGCTGCGCTTCCTGCCCAAGGGCAACAAGGTCGTCGTGGTCGGCGTCATCACCTCGAAGTTCGGTGAACTCGAGAAGAAGGACGACATCAAGCGTCGCCTCGAGGAAGCGGCGAAGTTCGCGCCCCTGGAGCAGCTCGCACTGTCCCCGCAATGCGGCTTCGCCTCGACGGAAGAAGGCAACATTCTCTCCGAAGAGGAGCAGTGGGCCAAGCTCGGCCTCGCCGTCGAGATCGCCAAGGAAGTGTGGGGCAACTGACGCCCGCGCGGTACTGTTGCGAGTGGCGGAAAGCCCACGCCACTCGTTCAGTGTCCTCCCGGCCTAGTGCGCCATCGCGCACGGCGCGACCAGGACCCAGCGAGAAGTTGTGGTGCGGAGCTTGTGACAACCAGTCTTCGCCATCGCTTCGCTGTCATTGTCGATAGCGCCGTGCTGCCCGCAGGGAAGCACGGGCGCCGATTCTAGGGCGATTTGGGGGTTGAGCACTGCCCAAAGTCGACGTCCTCAGTGCAGACTAGCCGGCTTTCGGCCGCCGCCTTGACGTCCGTCGTTTGCATTTCGATCGCTAAGGTTACGTCGATTTCGACTAGGTTGACGGGCAGGACGCGAAATTGCGCCGCGGTGTCACCCTTGAGCGAGTGCCGCACGATCCCGCGAGCTTGGGGAGGCTCACCGGCAATGTCGGCAGCAGAGACCACTTGCGGGATTATTATCGCTCGAACTTCGCCATGTCGGCGCTGAACCACGACGGTCAACCCTATTTGAGCGAGCTCGTAGGCAAATAGCGGGACTAGACGAACTTCATAGAGAAGTCCTTGTGCCTGTGCAGAGGGCTTAACGCAACCTGGGCGCGCTCGAACGTAGCCCCAAACGATACCGGCGGATCGACACGATTGAGCCTTTGACCCGCGCCGCCTCAGCTCCCCGTGTCCGATAGGTCTACTTCTTCTCGGGAAATTCGCGTGTGAAGGTCGCTGAGCCAAGATTCGAATTACCGGGCGGTGACAGTGGCCTGATAGGAATGGCTGCCGCCCGGGCGGGCTCGCCGCAAAGCCGTGGGGACCTGTGCCCCGATCCTGGTCGAGGCGAGGCCCAACGCGCGCTGGTCGCTGGATTTCGTCCACGAGCAGTTCGCCAATGGTCGACGCTTCCGCATCCTCAACGTCGTCGACGACGTCACTAAGGAGTGTCTGGGCGCAATTCCGGACACGTCGATCTCGGGGCGGCGCGCGGCTCGCGAACTGACGGTGATCGTCGAGCGGCGCGGCAAGCCAGGAATGATCGTGTCCGACCATGGCACCGAGTTCACCTGCAACGCCATGCTCGCCTGGTGCAAGGACGCAGCCATCGACTTGCACTTCATCGCACCGGGAAAGCCGATGCAGAACGGCTTTGTCGAGAGTTTCAATGGCCGGATGCGCGACGGACTGCTCAACGAGACCCTGTTCTTCGATCTCGACGACGCCCGCGCCAAGATCGCCAACTGGGTTGCCGGCTACGATCTCCAGCGGCCTCACTCGTTATTCAAATATCTCATCTCCGCGGCCTATGCCACCCACCTCACCGCAACGGACGATCGGCTACGCAACCCCGACCAGCTTCGCCGATCGTCCGTTGCTCCACCCGCGCCAGTTGGCGTACAAAACTCCGAGACTCTAACTGCCGCTAGATGAAAGCTCAGGGGCAACGTAGCTGAACAGCTCGCCCGTTCGATTGTCGCCGCCGCGCACGCACCATCTCCGAATCTCGTCGGAGCCAATGAACGACCTGGAGGATGAGCACGACGGCGCGACGACGGGGAGCCTTCGCTTGGAAGCACCAACTGCCCGCACAATCAAACCCATGGGGGACAGGGCTGCATTACCGACCGCGAGCAGGATCCTGCCGAATCCGGCATTGGCGACCGTGACGGCTTGTTGGAGCAGGTCGGCACACGGGACTGGCAGCGAGGGGCGATGGCCTAATGGCGCCCGATCCCGCTTCTGGTCATGCGGGCACGGGTCAGGCTCGCCTGCTGGGCTGGCCAAGCTCTACAGCGTCCTGATGTCTGAGGAGTATCGATAAAGCCCAAGGGCCCGCCGGTTCCCTTTGGGAAAACTCCGTGATAACAACCTAACCGCGATTGGCAATGCTGATCGCATCTCAGTCAACTCTCGCCAGCCACAAGGTTGGCGGGGTTTTTGTTTCGGCGGGCTCACTGCCTGCCATACGATGCATTGTAATCTCGATCAGCGAACATGGCGTGGTATGTGTAGCCCCACATCCCGATGGCCAGCAATATCGCCACGAATAAAATGATTTCTATAATACGCCGCGTCATAGCTGTGGTCTGAAGGTCTTCGGTTGCGCGGGGGTCGTCTTTATGCGGAGTGGTGCCACGATGGCTTCTCGGGGACTTACATTTATTTACGTCGAGTACGGGGATCTCGAGCGGCTCTATTTGGAGTTGCGGTATAGTCTTTCAACTTTGCTGTATTGGAAGTTCCATACCTCTGTAGACGTCGTTGTCTATACCGACAAGCCCAGTCGCTATCAGGACCTACCCGTTAGGATTGTCGATATCACGACCAAAATCTCCGAGTTTTCTCGCAACGGCCTCTATCACCATCGCATCAAACCGTGCGTCCTCTTAGAGGAAATGAAAAACAATCCGAACTTCTGTGTCATGACTGACACGGATACGTTTTTCCAGAAAGGCTTCTTCGAAAAGCTATGGTCGGCTTTGAGTGAAGGATCGATAGCTGTTGATCGTTTCCACGGGCGTAATCCGTTTCCTGCGCTTGCTGGATTCAGCACCAGTTTGCCAAATGCCAGTCGCTATCATTACGACCCGAAGCTCTCTGTGGAGTACAATAGCGGGCTGACTGCGGTCGACCCGAGAAGGCATGTGCCAGTAGTAGAAGATGCCATAGCTCTGATTGATGCCGTACTTGATCGGGGCGGCAAGCTGCTCACCCTCGAGCAAATAGCGCTGTCAGAATGCTTGCGTATCCACACAATTCCAGTGGCGACAATGTATCCATTCTTCAGGCATTATTATCGTGTTGCCCACAAGCGTTATATGCAATGGCAGCTTCGACGGTGGCTGGGGGAAAGGGGTGGCGCTTTTGCTCCGCAGCCGCCCACGATCCGGTACACGCGAGTTCGTGTTCGATTCTTTCGGATCTGGGACAAGCTCAGCACAATGCTGGGTCGGCGTGACCAGCAGGCTGAGGCCCAGGCAAGATGGCGATGAACTTCTTTCCAGCGTGATATGCTAGGCCAATAGCCAAACAAGTTTTCCGAATAGCAGAGCGCCGATCACAATTCCAAGCGCGGCGGCGACCCAGCCGACCCTGCGCGACATTTTCTCAACACGATATTGCATGACCAACTGCGCAACCGGTGCCTTCTCAGATTCACGGACTTCTACCATCGTACTAGCGCTGCCCCTGACGTGACCGCGTTCTGTTCCCCTACCGGAAAACTATACGTCCGTAAGTGAACAGAACGCACCGCAGCTTTACCCTAGTCTTGCGGCGTTTGGCGATCCCATTACCGTCAAACAAAGCCTCCAACAGCCCCGGCATTTAGGGTTGTGCTGGGGCCGTTTTTTCGCCGCCATCGGTCAACCGAACATAAGTCCCGCTCTCGTGCATCTCGAGCCAGCCATGTTCCACCGCGAACTTAATCCCTGCGCCGAACTCCTCGCCGCTGGCCTTGAGTGTGTAGAGGAAAGGCGCGTTGATCTTCTCGATGTGGATGCGGCCGTCCTGGACGGCCTCGATGCCGGTGGCGATCTCGACCAATTTGCGCGCTGCGGCTTCCGGGGTGGCGAATGGACGTTCGGCGGTGAGCTTCATGAGTGAGCCCTACCGCGATTCGGACTGGGGACGGTGCTCATTCCCCGCGCTTCACGTCGGGAAGAAACCGCTCCGGCATCTCCGGGAGACGTCGGCAGGATCGCCGGGATCGATCTGATTGCAAATGGGGCAAGGCATTCCCGCGTCGCCGCATGTGCAGGCGGGCTCCAGTTCCTGTCCGGAAGACTACTGCCATGGCGCTCGTTGGGTGGGCTTGAAGCGCCGGCCGATCGGCAAAATCATTGAGGCTGGCCGCCAGACTGGGACGCTTGGCCGCCGCCGAAGCCGGAGGTATTGCCGCCGCCGCAACCGCAACCTCGGCAGCCAGCGCAGCCGCAGCCTCGGCACCCTCCGCAGCCGCAACCACGACAGCCGCCGCAGCCGCGGCCACGCGCGATCTGTTGGAAGCCGGTGCCAACGTTCTCTTTGTCGAAGAGATGGAACGTGGCGAGACTGACGTCGGCCATTTCCTCTTCGCCAAGAACGAAGCTCTGATTGGGCGAGGTATTATCAGATTGCGGGATACCAGCAGTGGGCATCGTGGATGCGGATGCACTACCAACCAGCGAAAGACCCAGTCCGGCGGCACTCAGTACCTTCATGGCGGCGGCTTTGGCTGTGCGTTTTTGCTTCGAAGCTTGCTTGACCCCTGGCATGGTCGCATCCTCTGTAAGTTCTTTTTGTGAAAACGCTTGGCAAGCGTGCGCTCGGCTAAACCGGCGCGCAAGAGTTAACCTGCACTCATGGGCCGTCTTGGACAGGCTCAACGCTGGCGGCGAGCTCGACCAGCTTGCGTGCGGCTGGCTTCGGGTTGGCGAAGGGGCGTTCGGTGGTGATGCGCACCGGCTTGCCGTCACTGTGATGCTGCGCTTCAAAATTCTTCAAGGGGAGGAGGAAGCTTATCTCGCGCGTCTGACGCGTCGGTCGCAGGATCCGCGAGTGCGCGCGTTGGCGGATGGCCGCTGTGAGCGGCAGCAGATAAGGCTTCTGCAGAGTGGCCGCGATCTGCTGCGCCCCGATCCCGACAAGCCGACGCGCGGTTTGCTGGCGCTTGGTGGCATCGATTTCGGCGCTCCGGCCGAACAAGGAAAGCCGGACAGCGTCATTGTCGCTGTCACCGCGTCCGACCAGAAGGGCGCTCACCCGTGCCGCTGAAACGCGCCAAGGTGGCTTCAAGCTGCTTCCGGTCAGCGGTAACGAGGTGGTCCAGGTCAAGGAATGGTATCAGCGGTTGCGCAAGGACGAGCCGGCAGATGTCTGGTTGGGCGCGGATGCCAACAAGGTGCGGCTGATGGCCCTGAAGTCACCACCGCGGGTGCTGCATTTGGCGACCCATGGCTTTTACCTGCCGGGCGAGGTGCGCGAGCCGATGCTGCTGTCAGATGTCGCGCTCGCCGGAGCCAACCGCGAGTTGGAAGGCAACGCAGCAGACGGCATTCTGTTCGCGCTCGAAGCGCAGGGGCTCAACCTCGATGGTAGCGAGCTCGTGGTGCTCTCGGCCTGCGATACCGCCAAAGGCAGCATCGACTACTCGTTCCGCCGCAGCGCGCGTAGCTTCGGTCTCTGCCCAAGAAGAGCGGGCTGCGCACACCGTCGCGCATATCAAAAACGGGTTCAATGGCCGCAACTGAAATTTGACTTCGCTCCGACCCTGGAGAATTGCCTTCAGAGTCGTGCCTTTGGAGGGCGACCAAGTTTGGGCCTGGGCGGTCTGGATCTCTGCGGAAGCGCCACCACGACAAATCTCAATTTTAACGCTGCGAAAAGCTTCAGAATGGGGCTCAACTGTGGGTCGACCCGGCCGCCAAATGTTTTATAAATCGTTCTCCGCGGGATGCCCGATGCGCGCGCCAGCGCTGAGACATTCTGGGTCAACGCGACTTTCTTCAGCGCCTGTAAAGCCTTGTCGAAATCGTTTCCATCAAATCCTTGGGTTAGATAGCTGGCTATGGTGTCTGGGCTCTCTTGCACGACCGATAGTTCTGGTGCCGTGGGATCGACCCGAGCCTGAATGTTGAGCGCCTCGTAAAGCTTTAAGATTCGGCTGAGCTGAGGGTCGATTCTGCCGCCGAACGTGCTGTACAATCTGTCGCGTCTCATGCCAGCGTCGCGTGCAAGTATCTGGACGTTTTGCGCCTGCACGATCTGGCTCAGCGCTGTCTTGGCTGCATCAGGGTCATTTTCTTCAAATTTTTCAGTGAGATGTGCGGATATGGCCCTGGCATCATCGCGAAATAGGCTGGCTAGGGCGGATTTATTGCCGGGCAGCATCTGCTCATCGATTGTCGATCGGTGTGTCCCTTGAGATACAGCATTTCTGTCGATTCTGGTTAGGATGCTCAACCAACGGCACACAATTTGTTTGGGGACTTCGGGAATGAAAAAGACTATCGCGGCGCTCGCGCTTCTTGGGGCCTTCACGACGGCGGCGTCCGCTGCGGATCTGGCGGCTCGGCCCTATGTCAAGGCTCCGGCTCCGGCGCCGGTTGCTAACTGGACCGGCTTCTACGTCTTCGGCGGTGGCGGCGGTGGCCTCTGGGATGCAGATACTTATTCCCGCGATGCTGCGACGGGCGCTACACTCAGCCTCCACCAGAATCAGAGCGGAAGCGGCTGGTTCGGTACCGTTGGCATTGGCTATGACTGGCAATTCAACCCGAACTGGGTCTTCGGTGTTTTCGGTGATGGGCAGTTTGGCAGCCTGAGGGGCAATGTCCAGGATCCCTTCAATGCCGTTACCGGTAAGATCAAGATGGAAGATGCCTGGGCCGTAGGCGCTCGCGTCGGCTACTTGATCGCCCCGAACGTTCTTTCGTACGTCAACGGCGGTTACAGCGGTTCGCACTGGTCGGGTTCTACCCTCCTTGACAGCTTTACGGGCCTTCCGGTCGGCTTCCACACCGACTCGTTCAACCGCAACGGCTGGTTCGTCGGCGGTGGTGTCGAAAACAATCTGAACATCTTCGGCATCACTTCGCCCGGCTGGTTCATGAAGACCGAATATCGCGCGGCCTATTATGACCGGAAGAGCATCGACGCGTTGTCGGATGTCGGCAACGTGCCGGCGGCCACAAACCTCAGCTTCAAGCCTTGGGTTCAGACGATCAGCACGTCGCTGGTGTACCGCTTCAACTGGACTGGTCCGGTCGTCGCGAAGTACTGATCCGGCGCAAATAGTCAGACATCAAAGCCCCGGGATTGTCCGGGGCTTTTTTTGCTCGCAAGGCGAGGGCGCCGGCGTGGCGTTGCCCTGCTGCTGCGCGGACGTGCCCTGCTGTTGTCCGGTCGATACCGGCGCATCGCGCGGGATCAGCGCGGTCGCATCCGTCACCAGCGAGAGGCGTACCTTCGCCGTCGCCTGGTTGGTCTTGCTGCCGACGTCCGAAGCTGCGATCGCCAGCGTCGCCCTGTGGTCGTCGCGGGCGTGGGCATAGTCGCTTTTCGCCTCGTAGGCGAGCGCGCGATGGATGTAGCCGGAAATCAACACGCTGTCGGGGGCGTCATGATGTTGGTCGGCGGCTACTCCTTAGCAAGCCGGATCGCCTCGCTGCCGTCGGGATTGGCGCGATCGAGATTGCCCTTCGTTCGCCAGATCGTGGTGCGGGTGGTCAGCGGCTGCGGCAGGGTCGGGTGAGCCGGATCGCCTGGTTGATGTCGGCGAGCGCGCCGTTGAGATCGCCGAGCGCTTGCTTCGAGATGCCGCGGTTCTGGAACGAGAACGCCGATTTCGGGTCGGCTTTGATTGACATGTCGTAGTCGGCAATCGCCTTCGCGTAGTCGCCTTTGCCACGCCAGGCATTACCGCGATTGTGGACGATGATGCCGCTCGGCGGCCCGAGCTTCAGCGCGTCGTCGAAATCGGCGATCGCGATGTCGTACTCGCCCTTGTCGTAATAGGCGGAACCGCGCAGACTGTAGGCGGCCTGGCTCGGCTGCAGCAGGATCGCCTCGGTGGCATCCGCAATGACCTTGGCGTAGTCGCCCTTCTTGTTCCAGCCCACGGCGCGCCAGAAATAGACGGTCGCAAGCTGCCCACCCTTGAACACCTTCAGCGCGACGATCTTGTTGCAGGCGTCGATCATTTGGTCCGCCGGGTGGTGTCGGTGGTGCAGAGCGGCCCGAGCTGACTGCGCGCTTGCGCCAAGGCGGACGCCGACCACGAGGCGACTGACGAGCCGAGGCAATTGACCCTGGCTCCTCACCGTCGTCCTGGCGAAAGC
The DNA window shown above is from Bradyrhizobium sp. CB1650 and carries:
- a CDS encoding ABC transporter ATP-binding protein, giving the protein MSDLLAIDSLRAGYGEAVVLPNMSLRLAEGQVLALLGRNGTGKTTLINSIVGVTRRFSGAVALAGTDVTALRPDQRARAGIGWVPQERNIFRSLTVEENMTAVAQPGPWTVEKVYDMFPRLKERRSNFGNQLSGGEQQMLAIGRALTLNPKVLLLDEPTEGLAPIIVEELLKAIGTITRAGGICSIIVEQNAQKILGLADRVVILERGTIVHDAPSAALKADPSVLERHLGVAGAAAH
- a CDS encoding cobalamin-independent methionine synthase II family protein, producing the protein MQRTKAPFRADEVGSLLRPQKIKDARAKLEKGEISADDLRKVEDMEIEKVVHKQASVGLKLATDGEFRRSWWHFDFLAKLTGCEMFHPETGIQFAGVETRHDAVRVIGKLDFPDNHPMLDHFRFLKKYADQAHVTAKMTIPSPAVLHFRGGRKSISKDVYPDLDAFYEDLGKTYRKAVKAFYDAGCRYLQFDDTVWAYLCSQDELKKARERGDNPDGLQQIYARIINYALAEKPADMVISTHVCRGNFRSTWISSGGYEPVAETLLAGTNYDGYFLEYDSDRAGGFEPLRFLPKGNKVVVVGVITSKFGELEKKDDIKRRLEEAAKFAPLEQLALSPQCGFASTEEGNILSEEEQWAKLGLAVEIAKEVWGN
- a CDS encoding CHAT domain-containing protein; translation: MVQVKEWYQRLRKDEPADVWLGADANKVRLMALKSPPRVLHLATHGFYLPGEVREPMLLSDVALAGANRELEGNAADGILFALEAQGLNLDGSELVVLSACDTAKGSIDYSFRRSARSFGLCPRRAGCAHRRAYQKRVQWPQLKFDFAPTLENCLQSRAFGGRPSLGLGGLDLCGSATTTNLNFNAAKSFRMGLNCGSTRPPNVL
- a CDS encoding outer membrane beta-barrel protein encodes the protein MKKTIAALALLGAFTTAASAADLAARPYVKAPAPAPVANWTGFYVFGGGGGGLWDADTYSRDAATGATLSLHQNQSGSGWFGTVGIGYDWQFNPNWVFGVFGDGQFGSLRGNVQDPFNAVTGKIKMEDAWAVGARVGYLIAPNVLSYVNGGYSGSHWSGSTLLDSFTGLPVGFHTDSFNRNGWFVGGGVENNLNIFGITSPGWFMKTEYRAAYYDRKSIDALSDVGNVPAATNLSFKPWVQTISTSLVYRFNWTGPVVAKY